A window of the Zeugodacus cucurbitae isolate PBARC_wt_2022May chromosome 2, idZeuCucr1.2, whole genome shotgun sequence genome harbors these coding sequences:
- the LOC105213134 gene encoding DNA-directed RNA polymerases I, II, and III subunit RPABC2, with the protein MDDGDYDNDDVGGDDFDDVDEEDNIDDINQEEETDNIEIIAQGSAGGGVPKSKRITTKYMTKYERARVLGTRALQIAMCAPIMVELEGETDPLQIAMKELKQKKIPIIIRRFLPDHSYEDWSIDELIIVDH; encoded by the exons ATGGATGATGGAGATTATGATAATGATGA tgTCGGTGGTGATGACTTCGATGATGTTGACGAAGAGGATAACATTGATGATATCAATCAGGAGGAAGAAACCgataatatagaaataatagCGCAAGGAAGTGCAGGAGGCGGCGTACCAAAATCAAAACGCATTACCACAAAATACATGACGAAATACGAACGCGCGCGTGTTTTGGGTACGCGTGCGCTACAAATTGCTATGTGCGCACCTATAATGGTGGAGTTGGAAGGTGAAACCGATCCACTACAGATCGCTATGAAAGAGTTGAAACAGAAAAAGATACCAATTATCATAAGACGTTTCCTACCAGATCACTCATACGAGGACTGGAGTATAGATGAATTAATTATAGTGGATCATTAa
- the LOC105213135 gene encoding protein downstream neighbor of son homolog, with translation MSTTKQCNQPNWKHPDELIKLHRLRQKKKQLAARINQNTSVPSIENCGLDKERLLEAKIAQKRKNPFAIKTETKRTRTDDTPLIEDDSLLAFVNTPPPKKESFVRETPTRPPPAKLTLQPFDPKSFAAMLHSNAAAEDDEAALEEQKFTKHLPMDWSIKTRVRIFCRSELPTTTLKTSQLASGLTSFVRCIDPQNAQCGLDISPATRFNQASYYWQHPYLPWMTLFPRNAKTNNGIVLGERERKYLTDDWDYSFRGLFQLLRARQCPYFYLCANTFTVLFRAAGTGGCVETHALMSPSTRGLRSALRQEGIEYTMPLKNDSALNKSDDGNFTEESNSADAVPEGNIGRPADTSNELLAEEDEEDTDNFLENLEVNDKDLRRIQTEHARKLNVQEMSEDFSDNSLLLIEGVECQGFFSFLLNAKSTISNVGRLAGIPPTLLAPVAFPKATMQQLATRSSKVRMDGVDYNSIEVKGVVLPSFLPYACSLLGESKDTFSATLATNNNTLAFSKATQCLLEKDGTVADTQEEKKTSQDETSGQVFGQENLSDCGLTPSVVECMCRTGQNAVTLLERVCYDKEYGYAWS, from the exons atgtcAACCACAAAACAGTGCAATCAACCCAACTGGAAGCATCCAGATGAG cttATAAAATTGCATCGTTTGAGGCAAAAGAAAAAGCAGCTGGCTGCACGCATAAATCAAAACACTAGTGTGCCAAGTATAGAGAACTGCGGACTCGATAAAGAGCGCTTATTGGAGGCCAAAATAGCGCAAAAGCGTAAAAATCCCTTTGCAAT CAAAACTGAGACCAAACGTACACGTACCGACGACACGCCACTCATTGAAGATGACTCCTTACTTGCTTTTGTCAACACACCGCCGCCTAAAAAAGAATCATTCGTGCGCGAAACACCCACACGTCCTCCGCCAGCCAAGTTGACTTTGCAACCTTTTGATCCGAAGTCTTTTGCTGCTATGCTACATAGTAATGCTGCGGCAGAAGATGATGAGGCTGCTTTAGAGGAACAAAAATTTACGAAACATCTACCAATGGATTGGAGCATCAAAACACGTGTGCGCATATTTTGTCGCAGTGAACTACCAACAACTACACTCAAAACAAGTCAATTGGCAAGCGGTTTGACCAGTTTCGTGCGTTGCATCGATCCACAGAACGCACAATGCGGCTTAGATATTTCTCCTGCTACACGTTTCAATCAGGCCAGTTACTATTGGCAACATCCCTACCTCCCATGGATGACATTATTTCCACGCAATGCAAAAACTAATAACGGTATTGTGCTGGGCGAACGCGAACGCAAATATTTAACAGATGACTGGGACTACAGTTTTAGGGGATTATTTCAACTACTGCGTGCACGACAGTGTCCTTACTTTTATCTGTGTGCTAATACTTTTACAGTGCTTTTCCGTGCAGCTGGCACTGGTGGCTGTGTGGAAACGCATGCTCTCATGTCGCCCAGCACACGCGGTTTGCGTAGCGCGTTACGTCAAGAGGGTATAGAATACACAATGCCCCTGAAAAATGATAGCGCATTAAATAAGTCTGATGATGGCAACTTCACAGAGGAGAGTAACAGCGCAGACGCAGTGCCTGAAG GTAATATTGGCCGTCCTGCTGACACTTCCAATGAATTGCTAGCAGAGGAAGACGAGGAGGATACCGATAACTTTTTGGAAAATCTAGAAGTTAACGATAAAGATTTACGTAGAATTCAAACAGAACATGCGCGCAAATTAAACGTTCAAGAGATGTCCGAAGACTTCAGTGATAACTCGCTACTGCTGATTGAAGGTGTAGAATGTCAaggattttttagttttctgctCAATGCCAAAAGTACAATTTCTAATGTGGGCAGACTCGCAGGCATACCACCAACACTATTGGCACCAGTTGCATTCCCAAAAGCTACAATGCAACAATTGGCAACACGTTCGAGTAAAGTGCGCATGGATGGCGTGGACTACAATagtattgaagtgaaaggtgTGGTATTACCATCGTTCTTGCCATACGCCTGCAGTTTACTGGGCGAAAGTAAAGACACATTTAGCGCAACACTTGCCACTAACAATAATACGCTAGCGTTTAGTAAAGCAACGCAGTGTTTACTTGAGAAGGATGGCACTGTAGCAGATACCCAAGAGGAAAAGAAAACGAGTCAGGATGAAACATCAGGGCAGGTGTTTGGGCAAGAGAACTTATCAGACTGCGGGCTGACTCCAAGTGTTGTAGAATGTATGTGTCGCACCGGACAAAATGCAGTCACACTTTTAGAACGCGTGTGTTACGATAAAGAATACGGTTACGCTTGGAGTTGA
- the LOC105213133 gene encoding uncharacterized protein LOC105213133, with product MAAQRNGALGLALFVTLLFGQQQNVDAFNSMEAFSAKDNIFADVLLTELLNRMDKDIDPMQNYFDLLGDAPKSVDLMSRTSKNNAPDEYEYRGMYGGHPSIRDQEYMQHSSLWGHQYINGGMGEMPNRFPAIKTDATLPAYCNPPNPCPYGYDESQGCISDFENTAIFSREFQAAQDCTCDNEHMFDCAGQDSNASANEMTSTMEKFLMHQFQNENGLDNPNAVVKKFYGFATGHGGPNNPFLQGEKLPIAAKKGAHISD from the exons ATGGCTGCTCAACGTAACG gcgctttagGCTTAGCGCTCTTCGTTACACTCTTGTTTGGCCAGCAGCAAAATGTCGACGCATTCAATTCCATGGAGGCTTTTAGTGCCAAGGATAATATTTTCGCCGATGTGTTGCTCACCGAGCTACTAAATCGCATGGATAAGGACATCGATCCAATGCAAAATTACTTCGATTTGCTTGGTGATGCACCGAAGAGTGTGGATCTGATGTCACGCACCTCGAAGAACAATGCACCGGATGAGTATGAGTATCGCGGCATGTACGGTGGGCATCCGTCCATACGCGATCAAGAGTACATGCAGCACAGTTCTTTGTGGGGACATCAGTACATCAACGGCGGCATGGGCGAGATGCCAAATCGTTTTCCGGCCATCAAAACGGATGCCACGTTGCCGGCCTACTGCAATCCACCGAATCCCTGTCCATATGGCTATGACGAGAGTCAAGGTTGCATCTCGGACTTTGAGAATACCGCTATTTTCAGTCGCGAATTCCAAGCTGCACAGGACTGCACCTGCGACAATGAGCATATGTTCGATTGCGCTGGTCAGGACAGCAATGCCAGCGCCAATGAGATGACCTCGACTATGGAGAAATTCTTGATGCATCAATTCCAGAATGAAAACGGTCTTGACAACCCCAATGCAGTGGTTAAGAAGTTCTACGGTTTTGCTACTGGTCATGGCGGTCCGAATAATCCCTTCTTGCAGGGTGAGAAGCTACCCATAGCCGCCAAGAAGGGTGCTCATATTAGCGATTAG